GTGAGCGTCAGTCAAtgcttcctttttttcttttcttatccaGGTTGCACCTCTGGGCCTATAAATGAGACTAAAATGGTGGAATAGAAGAAAAGACAAGAGGATGAAAGCCATCAACAATGCTCTACCCTGGGGAAATAAATACAGGCCATTTTGAATTGGTGAAACATTAAGACCCAGCTCTAGCACTCCACTAGTGTGAAAACTTCTCTATTGGAGACTTAACCTGTAAATGCATAAGCTATGGACAGCAGGTTTAATAAGGGGCTGACATATCAGTGCAGAAATCCTCAACTCATGTGAAATAATTCTCTGGACCAGAGACTGGACATTTTGTCCCTTGGCTAAAGAGAAAGGGTTTATTACCCTACTTAAATACTGTGAGGCTCCATCCAGCCTAGTTTGAACTCAAGTGGTACCCCAAGCTGCTACCAACTGGCATTGCTCATGGCTTCCAGAAAGGCATCAGGAGCTAGTATTCGAGGCATGGTGAAGAGTGCCTTCTTCTGGTCTTTGGCCATAGTTTATCTGACTCACATAGGTGGAGTGATGGGGGATTGTTGGCTCATAGAGGGTGAAAAGGGCTTTGTATGGCTGGCCATTTGCAGCCAAAACCAGCCACCCTATGAGGCCATCCCTCAGCATATCAACAGCACCATAGTGGACCTTCGATTGAATGAGAACAAGATCAAAAGCATCCACTACTCTGCCCTTAGCCGCTTTACCAACCTCACATACCTGAATCTGACCAAGAATGAGATTAATTACATTGAGGACGGTGCTTTTTCAGCCCAGTTCAACTTGCAGGTTCTCCAGTTAGGTTTCAATAAGTTGCGTAACTTAACCGAAGGGATTCTCAGGGGTTTGGGGAAGCTGCAGTACCTCTACCTCCAGGCCAACCTGATTGAGACTGTGACACCCAATGCCTTCTGGGAGTGCCCAAACATAGAAAACATTGATCTTTCCATGAACCGCATCCAGGTGTTGGATGGGTCCACCTTCACCAGCCTGACTAAGCTGACCACCTGTGAACTCTACACCAACCCTTTCAACTGCTCCTGTGAGCTTTTGGGGTTCGTCAAGTGGCTGTCGGTCTTTCCTAACAGGACAAGTGAACGGATGGTGTGCGATTCTCCTGCAGGAGTCTCGGGCTACAGTCTCCTAAGCCAGAATCCAAACAATCCCACATACCGGAATGCTCTGCATATGCTGTCCACTGTGTGCACGGAGGACTATGTGTCTACTTACATCCCTGTGCCTACCGAGACCACCACTTACCCTCCAGACTCGACGCCGTGTGGGTTGGAAGACTGTCCTTCAGGGACTGAACCGGAGGGAATCAGCATCAGTCCCACATACATAGACTTAGATGTGAAACCAATCATGAAACTCAAGCAAGTGTCTCACACGAACGCAGTAATCACTGTTCAGATCCCTTACCCCTACAAGAAGATGTACATCCTTGTCCTGTACAACAACAGCTTCTTCACGGATATACAGAATCTAAAGCGGCAGAAGGAGGATATTGAACTGAAAAACCTGAAACCCCACACCGATTACACCTACTGTGTGGCTTCCATAAGAAACTCATTGCGTTTCAATCATACATGTCTGACACTATCCACTGGGCATAAGAATGGGAAAGAGCGAGACGTTAGTACGGCAACAGCCACTCACTACATAATGACTATCTTAGGATGTCTTTTCAGTATGGTAATTGTTTTAGGGATCGTGTATTACTGTCTGCGAAAAAAGAGACAACAAGATGAAAAGCACAAAAAGACAGGCAGCTTAAAAAAGAACATAATTGAGTTAAAATATGGCGGTGAGCTGGAGGGCGGGACAATATCCAGGATGACTCAAAAGCAAATGATGACTGGGGAGAGCATGACCCGCATGCCCTATCTACCTTCCGCCAGTGAAATCGAGCAATACAAACTGCAAGACATCAGCGACACTCCGAAAATAGCCAAAGGGAATTATATGGAAGTGAGAACAGGGGAGCACTCAGATCGAAGGGAATGTGAGATGTCCATGCCTGGCAACAGCCAAGGCACAGTTCCCGAGATCTCGACAATTGCGAAGGAGGTGGACAAGGTCAACCAGATTATTAACAATTGCATAGATGCTCTGAAATCAGAGTCCACCTCCTTCCAAGGGGTGAAATCTGGTGCCGTGTCAACAGCTGAACCTCAGTTGGTACTGATCTCAGAGCAGCCTCAGAGCAAGTCTAGCTTCCTGTCACCTGTCTACAAGGACAGCTACCACCACTCTTTACAAAGACATCATGCATCAGATGCCTCTCCAAAGCGTCCGAGTACAGCCACTGGTGGGCCAATGCGGAGTCCAAGGCCTTACCGTTCAGAGGTGTCCTACAAGTCAGAGTCGAAGTACATAGAGAAGACTTCACCCACAGGGGAGACTATTCTGACCATCACGCCCGCTGCTGCGATACTAAGGGCAGAGGCGGAGAAGATCCGACAGTATAGTGAACATCGGCACTCCTACCCCGACACCCACCAAATTGAAGAGTTGGAAGAACCGGATAGTCGGAAAGCCTCCATTTTGGAGCCCCTGACGCGGCCTCGTGCCAGAGACTTGGCTTACTCGCAACTCTCTCCCCAGTACCACAATCTCAGTTACTCCTCTAGTCCCGAGTACTACTGCAAACCATCGCACAGCATCTGGGAGCGCTTTAAACTCCATCGCAAGCGACACAAAAATGAGGAGTACATGGCAGCAGGCCATGCTCTGAGGAAAAAAGTGCAGTTTGCTAAGGATGAAGACCTTCATGACATTCTAGATTACTGGAAGGGAGTGTCAGCCCAACAAAAATCTTAATCTACTCAAGTTTTTGTCTGtgtctttttcattttttgatgGACCATAATGAACAGAACCAGAAGAAATCCTTAATCTAGTGAAATCacattctaatggataaatattacACTACAGTGAATTTCAACTTAGGGAAAAAGGTTTGTGTATCAACATTAAAAGATGTTACTTAAAGCAACAAGAGGAGAATATATTGcaaatataatgtgtatatatatatatatatatatatatatatatatatatatatatatatatatatatatatatatatatatatatatatatatatgttgaaatggatttttagTAATTGATTACAGCATGGCCAAGTCCTGTGACTGGATTAGCTGTTGGGTACTGTGAGACTAAAACGAATCCAACAGTGAAAAGACAGCTTATGAAATCTTAGTATTTCTTCTGCAGGACTGTAATTTATGGACCATTTTTCTCCCAATATTTGAGTTTGTTCTAAATACAAATGAACTATGTACAGATACTGTTTCTATATTTGCAACGTTTGCTgttaaaatattgagaaaatcaaatCTATAATGTGTATGATTCAGGTTTAGACCATGGATTTCGGAGTTAGCTCCTGTGATATTATCTGTCCTTAAATGAATGTTTACCGTCCTGATGGATAAACATTGCACTGGTCAATGAAATGATATATTTTCCTTTAGGCCACAGTTTACGCTACCCTGCTTTGCCAATTTTCTGTTTAATCCATGCCACTGATCAGACCGCACAAGATTACACAAAGGCTGATGTGATGTTACATTTGTGTATCATAACCACAAAGTGAATCAGTTTGGTTGGGATGGTGTAGATGAAACATTTGCATACATCATTTCAATGTCAAAGTGGAAGaaaatgatacataaagtagAGTATTTTGATACACATTTA
The nucleotide sequence above comes from Carassius gibelio isolate Cgi1373 ecotype wild population from Czech Republic chromosome B3, carGib1.2-hapl.c, whole genome shotgun sequence. Encoded proteins:
- the LOC127952388 gene encoding protein ELFN1-like, with amino-acid sequence MASRKASGASIRGMVKSAFFWSLAIVYLTHIGGVMGDCWLIEGEKGFVWLAICSQNQPPYEAIPQHINSTIVDLRLNENKIKSIHYSALSRFTNLTYLNLTKNEINYIEDGAFSAQFNLQVLQLGFNKLRNLTEGILRGLGKLQYLYLQANLIETVTPNAFWECPNIENIDLSMNRIQVLDGSTFTSLTKLTTCELYTNPFNCSCELLGFVKWLSVFPNRTSERMVCDSPAGVSGYSLLSQNPNNPTYRNALHMLSTVCTEDYVSTYIPVPTETTTYPPDSTPCGLEDCPSGTEPEGISISPTYIDLDVKPIMKLKQVSHTNAVITVQIPYPYKKMYILVLYNNSFFTDIQNLKRQKEDIELKNLKPHTDYTYCVASIRNSLRFNHTCLTLSTGHKNGKERDVSTATATHYIMTILGCLFSMVIVLGIVYYCLRKKRQQDEKHKKTGSLKKNIIELKYGGELEGGTISRMTQKQMMTGESMTRMPYLPSASEIEQYKLQDISDTPKIAKGNYMEVRTGEHSDRRECEMSMPGNSQGTVPEISTIAKEVDKVNQIINNCIDALKSESTSFQGVKSGAVSTAEPQLVLISEQPQSKSSFLSPVYKDSYHHSLQRHHASDASPKRPSTATGGPMRSPRPYRSEVSYKSESKYIEKTSPTGETILTITPAAAILRAEAEKIRQYSEHRHSYPDTHQIEELEEPDSRKASILEPLTRPRARDLAYSQLSPQYHNLSYSSSPEYYCKPSHSIWERFKLHRKRHKNEEYMAAGHALRKKVQFAKDEDLHDILDYWKGVSAQQKS